The Cottoperca gobio unplaced genomic scaffold, fCotGob3.1 fCotGob3_344arrow_ctg1, whole genome shotgun sequence DNA segment TGTTCGACCCTGTAGGTAAATACCTGTAACAAAAACATGGAGAATATATCTGTTTCCAGATATAGAAGCAACAAAACCAGTAAGGCTTTTGAGTATCTTATATCTGTGGAAGAGTATGATGATTCCTTGAATATGCAGACCTGAAGTCACAAGAATAGTCAACATAGGCTGAGCTGAGACCCCTTTTTGTCTAGAAGGGTAAACAAGCATACATTGGCTATCATCCAGCAGAAACCAAAGAATTAAGATCCTGTAATATCCTGCACAAAATTGATGCAAAACTTCACAGTACCCTAGCTCTCAAATTACTGCAGCTTTTACCTGCAAGCTCAGTTAAAGGATCATTAAGTTTACCAcaacttgggtcttattttttaaagctttggCTTAATTTCTATCAGTTAATACAATTGCACACGTTAAAGTAATTCCTAAGATTCCGTAGCATGGAAACATTGCTCTACAAAGTTCGATAGGACAAGAAACACAAGAAGTCAGAAGAAAGAGATTACCTGCAAAACTTTGAACTGGCAAAGTGTATGTATGGCTAGCTGCAGTTGGTTACACTGttaaaaataacttattttcacatttgttgaaactgtcactatatcctGACAGTGCTTGACAGAGAgcttcagtaaaaaaaaaaaaattcttctGCCTTCCCCCAGACATCCTAATGCCATTTGCAAGATTCCACCACGCCCGaatgaaaacaaccaatcagagcggAGGAATCTCTAACACAATGTTAAACACTGCTTATGAACTCTGATCAAACTGTGAAACTAGGCAGCGGTGATTAAATATGAATCCATATTTTGTTACTACTTTCCCTAATTCTggcctcaaatgttttcagagacATATTTCAGTGTACTGTTTAGCTGTAAAATAAGAATGTTTATGCCCGCCCACCGGCTGGAGCAAACTTTCTAATTTTACAGCTAAACAGTACACTACAATATgtttatgaaaacatttgagggGAGAAGTAGGCTTATTCACTAATTGACATGGTAATTATTAAAGAAGTCATTGATTTTACTGGAGGACATCTGACCTGTGTTGCCAATCTTTTCAAAGGGTGTTTTTCCAAACAATATGAAGTTACCAATATATAAAATGGAGATAAGTATAACATGGATAATTATAGAGACCGGTATTTAAATTCCTAAATTTTGAAAGATATTTCAGAAATAATTTGTAAAAAAATGTGGTCTCTTCTTTGGTAAATATGAATTATAGAGTACATACTGCCTATGCAGTTATGGAGATGGTAGATGAAAATAATGAGTGTTCTTTTGGTATTTATATTCACCGATAGAAGGTGTTTTATACGATAGATCACAGCCAATTATTTAGAAAATTGGAAAGTATGGGATAAGAGGAATAGCTGAAAAGTTACTTGTAAAGTAGTAGGGATGTACTCGAATCTGAATACGTTATTCGAGAAAGCACAAATAATGCGATGGAAACAGATTGTCATTCTATCCGAAGTTGCTTGTGTTTATTTGGTGGAAAACACTGTGATAACATGTCTGTGCCTTAGGTATCTTTCTTCAGATTGATTCATATCATTGAATCACAACCAGCAAGCACAATTGTAATTATGTTACCTATTTAGGTGTTGTTATAGatacaaattaatattaattaatgtattcattatgtatacgtcagctacaacaccgctgtggaaaagttggaggTATTTGGActatgacacattttgagctaattttcatatacgccggcatgtttctgccatacagaactgtatGATAGGCGTGTTCGGCGtttcgtctgcgtccttcaaacgatcacaatttacccttaatttatatcaacctattgccgatatttcgtatgcgccggcatacgtttctgtcatacggatatgtgtgacagggcctttagcttCACATGTTGGTCTGTATCTCACTAAAGGCGCCTTCTCCTCAGCAGGGGAGTTCTCAGACTAGCAGAGTTAACTGCAGTCAAAAAAACGCCATGTTCTCTGTTTaactctgtgtctctttgacGGTCATCGGATGAATATGGGCGTTATGAAGTTAGGGAGGCTGGACCATTTTGTCGCTTCATCTTTTTGTGAAATTCAGCAAGTGACTTGAGACTTAATTGACAAATTGTTTTGTTATCTTTAATGTCATTGAATGGCCTTCCAcaattaatataacatattgaAGTAGTGTAACCACTTTCAACTGTGGCTTTTTGAAAGTtggcttgtttttctttaagaaGATTTTGCTTTTTGTCCGAAGGGAGGTTTCAACTGTGGTCAACTGTAAGTTCACGTGTGCCATTTTTGCTAAATGTGTGTTGTACTCTGTACTCTCCTCTTTCAGATTACTGCTTCAACAGAAATCAGCTGCTTCAGTTGATTTCCGCTCAGTTTGGAGAACGTCCTTCTTGCAGAGTAGCTCTGTGTGtaacttttttttccttctattTTGCATGCTGCTCAGTGATTCCAGTCAGATTGTGCAAACCAATGATGGTTCACTGATAAAGATGGACTAAAACATGTTAACTGGCAATATTATgtcctgtctttgtctttgctcACACTCTAATGGGATTTTGATGATAAGATCAAAAGACGTTCCTTTTGGAGTCCTCTGCCTTCAGGAAGATGAGACACAAAATCTCCCACCTCAAGCAAAGTGCCTCCGGTCTGACACAATTTATGAACtgcattttaactttattcaacAGGCAATGCTGCGATATACAGGTGAGCTGACAAAATGTAGGGCTGGCCTGCCAGACAACCATATGAAACACTTTTTTCATATGGAaatgatatattattgtatatgtcaacaacaaactgtgtgttatattgctcttcattttaaatgagaatGTAAAACATGTACTGCATTGTGTGCTTATTATGTATATCTGacttaaaagaataataaagagCCCAAAATTAAACTGCAATATTAAgcaattgtcattttaaaagtctgAGTTGAATAGTAAAAAGTAATTGTATTTAAGACTTAaataacaaatcatttgctaaataatttattaaatacGCATTACTTGATTTTTACCTGTATGTGTTAATTTCCTCAATTTAAAAAcccaacaacattttaattaattaaaaagtttAAAGCAGAAGTGATGAAGTATACACACCCATGCCAATACGTATATATTTAATTCATGTTTCATATCTATCACATCTTGATAACTGTGGGTGCTTGTATTGAGTTGCGTTCAACATACCAGAGTGATCTTACATTTGTCCGAAACAAAGCTGAAACAACTGCTGCCCACAACATACCGTGTTAAATTATCCTTCATCATTAGGATAATAGACTTGTCTTTCTGcattaaactttaaatgaaCAGTGAGGACAGATAAGGAGGCAAACCTCCAGGCAAGGCTTTCTGACGCTGTGCAAGTTTATGATCAATCTAACCTGCATTGTTGATGAGGATGTCCAGTCGGAGCTCAGACTTCAGAAAGGTTTCAGCAAAGCTGCAAACAGACTTCAGACTCCCCAGATCCAACGGCATGAACACCACCTGATTACTGCCACTCTCCTGTGAGAGATATTGCATTATTCCCACTGAATGAGAAGTTGAATGTAACATAAAAATGCACTGTGAAATTGTGGGATACACTTGTTTGTTAATCTCTGTGTAGCAACATGGCTATCTAGCACAGTCAAAGTGTTCTGCAGCATTGTTTTATTAGGGTGGACCAGTATATAGAGTGATATACATATCACTACCATCTACCTCTGTTATGATGGAGCATGACATGGGTACAGAAATACTAACAAATATATGCCTagtataaacattttaaacaaaataacatcCTCACATCATCATTATGAGCAACTATAAGCTTCTGCATGACGGGGTTCCATTTAAGACAGAGATCCTTCCCTTGGAAGAAGAAAGCGAGCACGATCTATTTCAACTCACCCTCTTGACTTCCTCAAGAGcagcctctcctctctgcacactgCGACAGGCCAGAATCACTCTGGCTCCTCTTTTTGCCAGATCTATGGCTGTAGTCTTCCCAATGCCTGTGTTGCTGCCTGGAGATGAAAATATGGTACatgcttttttatatatatatatatatatatatatataaacaaactgattggtctgtgttgtctaagataattgtggcatacaagatattggagaaagagtattgaaataaaatacatgttgacctttaagtttataatgcctactcattgattcactcatcttccaaaatccatttgaatatttcgaaatgcttctcacagcaaatattgatatttgcgattcatttagattcatttagacacacaaatcacaaagcttgtaattaagattaattgttttaatcgcttgacagcactaatatatatatatatacacaatttGCCGCTTGCCTGATACCTTCCTCCATTCCCTAACTCCTAGTTTATCCCTACATTCAAATTCTctattttaaattgttaaagTCTTGTTTTCATGCAGTCACAATCGGACGACAACTGAACTTGTCtggtcagaatcagaatcatttttattgccatgtaggttttcacctacaaggaattttcTATAGAATGAGTTGTTTCTTAATGCAGTAATATGACTTCTGACACCCGGAtgaaacacagcacagcagtCCACAGAAGAACAACCAAAAAATCAACATTCAAGAACTTTCACTTACCGGTCACAATCACAGTTTTCCCATCCAGCTTTGTTTTACTTGTGTACCGCTTTCCCTTCACCACAACATGGCGGTAAATGTACGCAATTCCTACAACAACACCCACGACCAGCAGAAGGGTAGACATTGTTCACGCGTCGGTTGCTCACGCCAGACTGGCTGCACTGAGGGAGTCAGAAATAATTTGTGTATTGAGACAAACACACTCCTACAAACCCATTTCCTGCCTGGGCGTGACAGTGTGCTCTCTATTATCAGCAGTACTATGTTTAAGCAAGttagaaacaaatgtatttcaacTTTGTTAAACATTCTAAGAAAGCTCAAAGGGAAATCAAATAATACAGTCCTTATTTGGTTAACCATCATGCACACTAGCAAAAGGTGTGTAGTACAGTAAGGCTTTGTTGAATCAAAAAATCATGTCTTGTACAAGACTTATTCCCCACTCCCTCCTATCCAGTATCATCTAATAGGAAAGCAGCACCACCTGCTGTTGCAGACCCGCAGATGTAAAACTTGGGCCTGCTTCTTGTGCTGCTTCTTCATTTAATGCATATCAATAGTGTATATACAATTATGTGAATATGTGATTGTAGGATAGGGGGTATTAAATGTTGGCTAAAGAGACATATCTTTCTCAGGAATTGGTGGAGACCAAGACAGAAGACTTAAATTGATTACATggaaaaaagttttaaaagtcaTCCTTTACTTTATAACTAATTGaattaaacacaaagaaaaaaagaattcaaCAAAATTGGCAAATAAATTTCACTTTGGTAGAAAACAACCATGATTGAACTAAATCACTATGGACGCAGCATGGTAAATTTACAGAATAAATTGGTAGAGAGAAATTCCCAGAAGTGCTGCTACACgtttttgtgtatttgattgtatttttttgtatttggttgtgttttgtgtatttggttgtgtttctgtatttggttgtgtttaGTGTATTTAGTTATGTTTTCAGTATTTAGTAGTGTTActgtatttggttgtgttttgcgtatttggttttgtttctgtatttggttatagtttgtgtatttgtttctgttttgtgtaTTGGGTTGTGTTGGTATATTTGAGGGTGGCTGAGcgctgctacgttggagttcaccccggtggacgagagggtcacctccctatgccttcgggttatgggggggaaagcTCTGACTGTTGTCTGTGACTTtgcaccaaacagcagtttggagtattcggccttcttggagaccctgaatggagtcctgtaaggggctccagtaggggactccgtagttcCGCTGAGAGACTTCAACGTGCACATGGGAAACGAtagagacacctggagaggcgtgattgggaggaacggcctccctgatctgaacctgaacggtcgtttattgttggacttctgtgctagtcatgaaACAGCCATAacgaacaccatgttcgaacataaggatgctcccagtgtacgtggtaccagcaGCTATGTAGAAGGAttgtccggcacctcaggaggggaagCGGGGAAActtccaagctgtgtacagcaagggtgggaccctacTGACTTTAACTGAGAAGATTATCGGGCAGTGGAAgtagcactttgaggaactcctgaatccgactatgGTAGAGGccgagctggaagctgatgggggatcatcgtcaatttccctgaggtcgtcaaacaactccacagtggcaaagccgcaggggttgatgagatccatccagaaatgttGAAGTCTGGGAGTGCCTAGGAGGTGGCAGACTGGGGTGTTGGATCCCCtgtttaaaaagggggaccagagagtgtgtgccaactacaggggtatcacacttctcagcctccctggtaaagtctactccaaggtgctacaaaggagggttcggccgatagtcaaACCTCGGATTGAAGAGGAATAATGCGGATTCCGTTCTGGCCTTGGAagaacggaccaactcttcactctcgcaaggatcttggagggggcctgggagtacttagtgctacatgtgttttgtggatctggagaaggcatatgaccgggtcccacaggtgatactgtgggaggcgctgcgggagtatggggtcaCTTTtcagggccatccaatccctgtacgcccaaagtgagagttgtgtccggatactcggcagtgagtcggactcgtttccagtgggTGTTGGCcttcgccagggctgcgctttatcaccaatcctgtttgtgaaaTTCATGGATGTATCGAGGCATAGTGAAGgggaggggttgcagtttggtggcctgttggcatcatcggtctgtgaccttcagcaatcactggattggttcgcagctgagtgtgaagcggttgggatgaggatcagcacctcaaaatctgaggccatgacTCTCAGCAGTAAACCGTTGGATGGCCTACTCCGTGTAGGGAATgagtccttaccccaagtgaaggagttcaagtacctcggggtcttgtacgcgagtgaggggacgatggagcgagagattggccgagGAATTGGAGCAGctggggcggtattgcattcgctttaccgcacctttgtgacgaaaagagagctgagccagaaggcaaagctttcaatctaccggtcgatgttcgttcctaccctcacctatgatcattaaggctgggtcatgaccgaaagaaccaGATtgcaggtacaagcggccgaaatgagTTTTCTCAGAAGGGTGGCTATCTCCCTttgagatagggtgagaagctcagccacccgtgagagactcggagtagagccgctgctcatTTTCGtggaaaggagccagttgaggtggttcaggcatctattctcggtggagagattagatctcctcactggcctgggaatgactcgggatcccccagttggagctggtggatgtggcccggaaaaggcaAGTTTGgagttccctactggagctgctgcccctgcgacccaaCCCCGGaaaagcggtagacgatggatggagtTGAAGGCACATCAGTCGGTTAAAAGGCTGTCAAAACTGGTCAAATCTGATGGAGAGTGACCCTACCGAAAGAAATTGAAAGGTAAGGTGGCATTCCTCTTTTTGGCCAAATTATTAAACCAAACTTGATCAGGCCTGAAAGCTGTTTTAACCAGCTGGACTGTGTAAAGTTACGCCAATGTCAATACTATTAAAAAAGTGGACATCGTCTATACTGGACATCACGTTAAATTggacaaattatatattttcttaccTAATTCATTGGCAATgccatttttattcatttaaagcagcaaatgtaatcatttaatTGAATATTGGCATatgaattataaaatatatttccacatagtgtatttttctttttttactgaacTAAGTTTTATGAACTGTCTGAACCCCACTAATACACCTTTAACTGGAGGACATTAAACAACTAGAAACCAAATGTTCTATGAAACCTTATGTACTCACACATACAGCATGTACATCTTAAACGAATGAATATTGACAAAAATACAAGtagaaatgtagtttatttttttagtcAGTTTATCCACGCTAACCAAGGATCAGCTGATAGAATAGATAAGGAGTAACAAGAGCTGTTGGCGCTGTGCacggcacacacactcagtgtaaCTTAAAAAGACATGTAGCCTCTACCAAGGGTGCTGCATGATGTCAATGTGAGGTCACCTAAGGAGTCAGCGTCAATACAACAGGTGGATAGCCATGAAAAAAGGGCCACAACAAAGGAACCTCTATCTGGACAGACCCACTGAACACAGTCTGGTCTTTCTGAAAGTTGTTAATCTCTGCATCCGCCATAGTGTCCACAATCCAACCCAAACAATCAACACCTATGCTATACTGGATTATTGTTCAGAGAGAAATATGCTGTTGCTGGATGCTGCAGAGAAGTTAGGTGGGCAAGGGACCTGAGCGGACCTACCACTACGCACAATTAAACAGGATGTTTAGAGCCTATGCAGTGCATCAGTGCCCTTTTCCATTTCTTCTCCTGCAAAGCCAAAGACCCATTTACCCATTACAGGTGAATTCACCACTGCTCGCATCGCTGAAGACTTCCGCAGTAGCTAGATAGTTCCCCCCAGGAATACAGCCAACTGAAACCTGGTAAGCCAGTCCCTAGACGCTGGATGAGAGTGGAGAGTTCATCCGTGTTGGAGGACAACTACTCAAGCATAGAACCTAGAACTGAGAACTCTTCATCCTATCATCCTAGACCCAGGCCATCGATTAGGTTTTGACAGCTGCCTCGACGACCCAGGTCCAGATTTGGTGTCCGCTGTGCTTTGGCCTCCTTCTGGATCCTGCAAGGCTGTGAGGGATGTCTGGCACTAGCAGTACAGCTGCACTGTCTGTCGGCGATAGAGGGCCTGAGTTTTAatatgtaaagaaatgtaacCATTgccatttaattgtatttcctGTTTACAGTTATTTCAGTTCAAGGGTAATATTCGTATCACTACTGatcatttacaatatatatatatatatatgtatatatatatatatatgtatatatgtatatatgtatatatgtatatgtatatatgtatatatgtatatgtatatatatatatatatatgtatatatatatatgtatatatgtatatgtatgtatgtatatatatatatatatatatatatatatgtatatatgttatatgtatatatataatatatggatatatgtatatacatgtaatatgtgatacatgtatatatatatatatatgtatatatatatgtatatatgtatatatatatatgtatattgtattatatatatcatgtcATATTGTATNNNNNNNNNNNNNNNNNNNNNNNNNNNNNNNNNNNNNNNNNNNNNNNNNNNNNNNNNNNNNNNNNNNNNNNNNNNNNNNNNNNNNNNNNNNNNNNNNNNNaacaatcgatcgccaagaataattggcaagcgatgt contains these protein-coding regions:
- the LOC115005694 gene encoding dehydrogenase/reductase SDR family member 13-like — translated: MSTLLLVVGVVVGIAYIYRHVVVKGKRYTSKTKLDGKTVIVTGSNTGIGKTTAIDLAKRGARVILACRSVQRGEAALEEVKRESGSNQVVFMPLDLGSLKSVCSFAETFLKSELRLDILINNAGIYLQGRTEDELGMMFGVNHIGHFLLTNLLLDRLKECEPSRVVSLSSVAHNFGTINFDCLNTHKALGLGTSFMEVLQIYSDSKLCNVLFTHELAKRLQGTKVTCYCLHP